From Juglans regia cultivar Chandler chromosome 6, Walnut 2.0, whole genome shotgun sequence, the proteins below share one genomic window:
- the LOC108994537 gene encoding tetraketide alpha-pyrone reductase 2-like, which yields MEVYCVTGGTGLMAAYLVKTLLEKGHTVRTTVRDPEDVRKVGYLWEFNGAKERLKIMKADLMVEGSFDEAVQGVDGVFHTASPVLVPYDNNIQATLIDPCIKGTLNVLSSCSKASTTVKRVVLTSSCSSIRYRDDAQQISPLNETHWSDPDYCKRHNLWYAYAKTLAEKEAWRMAAESGMDLVVVNPSFVVGPLLQPQPTSSLLLILAIIKGARGEYPNTTVGFVHIDDAIAAHILAMEEKKTSGRLICSGSVAHWSQIIEMLRAKYHSYPFENKCGSNEGDSNPHSMDTTKITQLGFPPFKTLDQMFDDCIRSFQEKGFL from the exons atggaagtgTATTGTGTAACGGGAGGAACAGGGTTGATGGCTGCATACCTAGTGAAGACCTTGCTAGAGAAGGGCCATACTGTGAGAACAACAGTGCGAGACCCAG AGGATGTGAGAAAGGTTGGTTATCTCTGGGAGTTCAATGGAGCCAAGGAGAGGCTTAAGATCATGAAAGCAGATTTAATGGTGGAAGGAAGCTTTGACGAGGCAGTACAAGGGGTTGACGGTGTCTTTCATACTGCATCCCCCGTTCTGGTTCCCTACGACAACAACATTCAG GCAACTCTGATCGATCCATGCATAAAGGGCACCTTGAATGTGCTGAGCTCCTGCTCAAAAGCGAGCACAACTGTGAAAAGAGTTGTTCTCACATCTTCCTGTTCTTCAATAAGATACCGTGATGATGCCCAGCAGATTTCCCCTCTGAATGAAACACATTGGAGTGATCCCGATTACTGCAAACGCCACAAC CTTTGGTATGCATATGCAAAGACTTTAGCTGAGAAAGAAGCTTGGAGAATGGCTGCGGAAAGTGGGATGGATCTGGTGGTAGTGAATCCATCTTTCGTGGTTGGTCCCCTGCTTCAACCACAACCAACCAGCTCACTTCTCCTAATATTGGCCATAATTAAAG GTGCCAGAGGTGAATATCCAAATACAACGGTTGGATTCGTTCACATAGACGATGCCATTGCCGCACACATCTTAGctatggaggaaaagaaaacatcTGGAAGGCTTATATGTTCAGGCTCGGTGGCTCATTGGTCCCAAATCATTGAGATGCTGAGGGCCAAGTATCATTCATACCCATTTGAAAACAA GTGTGGCAGCAACGAAGGAGACAGCAATCCACATAGCATGGACACCACTAAGATTACTCAATTAGGGTTTCCTCCATTCAAGACCCTTGATCAAATGTTTGATGACTGCATCAGAAGTTTCCAAGAGAAAGGATTTCTGTGA